One segment of candidate division WOR-3 bacterium DNA contains the following:
- a CDS encoding chemotaxis protein CheW, giving the protein MNYYLGYQIGAIKFATEIHEIKEIIRPKTIIADGKFPKNIAGFCILRNKKIFIFDLPTFLAIKIARPYEVIVTEVDGLTIGFWAEKIYGILTATQLLPYPEIVGIRDYLLGIIKRDGELFQVLSFARILSGTRLRTIRKYL; this is encoded by the coding sequence ATGAATTACTATCTGGGCTACCAGATTGGCGCAATTAAATTTGCCACCGAGATTCATGAAATTAAAGAAATAATCCGCCCCAAAACGATAATCGCGGATGGCAAATTCCCCAAAAATATCGCCGGTTTTTGTATTTTGCGGAATAAAAAAATATTTATATTTGACCTGCCCACATTTTTGGCGATAAAGATCGCCCGTCCTTATGAAGTCATCGTGACTGAAGTAGACGGATTAACCATAGGTTTTTGGGCAGAAAAGATCTATGGAATATTGACTGCGACTCAATTGCTCCCCTATCCGGAAATCGTGGGGATAAGGGATTATCTCCTTGGAATCATTAAAAGAGATGGTGAGCTGTTCCAAGTACTTTCTTTTGCGCGCATCCTTTCGGGAACCCGGCTTCGGACCATTCGGAAATATTTATGA